In Kogia breviceps isolate mKogBre1 chromosome 9, mKogBre1 haplotype 1, whole genome shotgun sequence, a single window of DNA contains:
- the GBX1 gene encoding homeobox protein GBX-1 — MQRAGGGGAPGGSGGGGGGGPGAAFSIDSLIGPPPPRSGHLLYTGYPMFMPYRPLVLPQALAPAPLPAGLPPLGPLASFAGRLTNTFCAGLGQAVPSMVALTTALPSFAEPPDAFYGTPELAAAAAAATATRNNPEPGGRRPEGGLEAEELLPAREKVADPAPPPPLHFSETFPSLPAEGKVYSSDEEKLEAPAGDPAGSGQEEEGSGGDSEDDGFPDGSAGGPGALLGPKPKLTGSLGTGAEEGAPAVAVPAPGGKSRRRRTAFTSEQLLELEKEFHCKKYLSLTERSQIAHALKLSEVQVKIWFQNRRAKWKRIKAGNGSGRSGEPVRNPKIVVPIPVHVNRFAVRSQHQQMSGAPGPEGLPGTS; from the exons ATGCAGAGAGCCGGAGGCGGCGGCGCCCCCGGGGgcagcggcgggggcggcggcgggggcccGGGCGCTGCCTTCTCCATCGACTCCCTGatcgggccgccgccgccgcgctccGGCCACTTGCTCTACACCGGCTACCCCATGTTCATGCCCTACCGGCCCCTCGTGCTGCCGCAGGCGCTGGCCCCCGCGCCGCTGCCCGCCGGCCTCCCGCCCCTCGGCCCGCTGGCCTCCTTCGCCGGCCGCCTGACCAACACCTTCTGCGCGGGGCTGGGCCAGGCCGTGCCCTCGATGGTGGCGCTGACCACCGCGCTGCCCAGCTTCGCGGAGCCGCCCGACGCCTTCTACGGGACCCCGGAGctcgctgccgccgccgccgccgccactgcCACCCGAAACAACCCCGAGCCGGGCGGCCGACGCCCGGAGGGCGGGCTGGAAGCCGAAGAGCTGCTGCCCGCCCGGGAGAAAGTGGCAGACCCCGCACCGCCCCCGCCTCTGCACTTCTCAGAGACTTTCCCAAGTCTGCCGG CAGAGGGGAAGGTGTACAGCTCAGATGAGGAGAAGCTGGAGGCACCGGCGGGAGACCCCGCAGGCAGCgggcaggaggaagagggctCGGGCGGTGACAGCGAGGACGACGGCTTCCCGGACGGTTCCGCAGGGGGCCCCGGGGCCCTGCTGGGACCCAAACCGAAGCTAACGGGGAGCCTGGGGACTGGAGCTGAGGAGGGGGCCCCGGCGGTGGCGGTCCCGGCCCCTGGGGGCAAGAGCCGGCGGCGCCGCACAGCCTTTACCAGCGAGCAGCTTTTGGAGCTGGAGAAGGAGTTTCATTGCAAGAAATACCTGAGCTTGACCGAGCGCTCCCAGATCGCCCACGCCCTCAAGCTCAGTGAGGTGCAGGTCAAGATCTGGTTTCAGAATCGGCGGGCCAAGTGGAAGCGCATCAAAGCTGGCAATGGGAGCGGCCGCTCCGGGGAGCCTGTGAGAAACCCCAAGATTGTCGTGCCTATCCCCGTGCACGTCAACAGGTTCGCGGTGCGGAGCCAGCACCAGCAGATGAGCGGGGCGCCCGGCCCCGAGGGGCTCCCGGGGACCTCCTGA